One genomic segment of Musa acuminata AAA Group cultivar baxijiao chromosome BXJ3-3, Cavendish_Baxijiao_AAA, whole genome shotgun sequence includes these proteins:
- the LOC135633043 gene encoding COBRA-like protein 10, with product MPLPRSLLLAVFFFSILVHVDVLAQDYDGEDEGYHPKSEDSCNGVFLTYTFESRTKEFPHVKNASAQAYAFKSIATVLNAMTEDLKAWNIFIGFQHNEILVSASGAVIMDGTDYPAHVGNGTSLSGYPQADLLNSIDTAGDMNQIMVTIQMTGTQFGVKPPAVPMPKTIKLTNDGFDCPKPTRKDSHMFVCCVKNKKYKKAKPTETRFLPRQHADLTIAYDVLQAYDSNYMAQVTIDNNSPLGRLDNWNLTWEWKRGEFIYSMKGAYTLRHDFSDCIYSEAAKYYKDLDFSPVMSCEKKPIIVDLPPERANDSQIGRLPYCCKNGTLLPPIMDISKSKAIFQMQVYKIEPDLNRTALYPPQNFKIVGFLNPQYKCGPPIRVSPMEFPDPSGLMSTSYAMASWQVACNITRPEARKSRCCVTFSAYYNDSVVPCSTCACGCPEEASCNPKAPAVLLPPEALLIPAENRSAKARAWAQIKHTSLPKRLPCWDTCGVSINWHIMSNYRSGWTARITLFNWRDYTFKNWFAAVRIPKAYKGYENVYSFNGTKLSEINNTIFLQGLQYMNYLLPQTEGKSPDDFKLPGKQQSVISFKKKATPGINIMRGDGFPTRVFFDGEECALPDTIPRAGDGHRLPVGVVPALMAAVMVFALLMDNLC from the exons ATGCCGCTCCCGAGATCGCTTCTCCTTGCGGTGTTCTTCTTTTCTATCCTCGTCCATGTCGACGTGCTCGCACAGGACTACGACGGTGAAGATGAGGGTTACCATCCCAAGTCGGAAGACTCCTGCAATGGCGTCTTCTTGACCTACACCTTTGAATCGCGAACCAAGGAGTTCCCCCACGTCAAGAATGCGTCGGCGCAGGCGTACGCCTTCAAGTCCATCGCCACCGTCCTAAACGCCATGACGGAGGACCTCAAGGCGTGGAATATCTTTATCGGGTTCCAGCACAACGAGATCCTGGTGTCGGCGTCGGGAGCGGTGATCATGGACGGCACGGACTACCCCGCGCATGTCGGCAACGGCACGTCGTTGTCGGGGTACCCGCAGGCGGACCTGCTGAACTCGATCGATACCGCGGGTGACATGAACCAGATCATGGTGACGATCCAGATGACGGGGACGCAGTTCGGGGTGAAGCCGCCGGCGGTTCCCATGCCGAAGACGATCAAGCTAACGAACGATGGATTCGACTGCCCGAAACCTACTCGCAAAG ATAGCCACATGTTCGTGTGTTGTGTGAAGAACAAGAAGTACAAGAAGGCGAAGCCGACGGAGACCAGGTTCCTACCGCGGCAGCACGCCGACCTCACCATCGCCTACGACGTGCTTCAGGCGTACGACTCGAACTACATGGCGCAGGTGACCATCGACAACAACAGCCCGCTCGGCCGCCTCGACAACTGGAACCTCACCTGGGAGTGGAAGCGCGGCGAGTTCATCTACAGCATGAAGGGCGCTTACACGCTGCGGCACGACTTCTCCGACTGCATCTACAGCGAGGCGGCCAAGTACTACAAGGACCTCGACTTCAGCCCGGTGATGAGCTGCGAGAAGAAGCCCATCATCGTGGACCTGCCGCCGGAACGCGCCAACGACTCGCAGATCGGCAGGCTGCCTTACTGCTGCAAGAATGGCACGCTTCTGCCGCCGATCATGGATATAAGCAAGTCGAAGGCCATCTTCCAGATGCAGGTGTACAAGATAGAGCCGGACCTCAACAGGACGGCGCTCTATCCTCCTCAGAACTTCAAGATCGTCGGTTTCCTCAACCCGCAGTACAAATGCGGCCCCCCGATCCGAGTCAGCCCGATGGAGTTCCCGGACCCGAGCGGCCTCATGTCGACGTCCTACGCCATGGCCAGTTGGCAGGTAGCCTGCAACATCACGAGGCCGGAGGCCAGGAAGTCGCGTTGCTGCGTCACCTTCTCGGCTTACTACAACGACTCCGTCGTGCCATGCAGCACCTGCGCGTGCGGCTGCCCTGAGGAAGCGTCCTGTAACCCTAAAGCTCCCGCGGTGCTGCTGCCGCCGGAGGCGCTCCTGATTCCTGCGGAGAACCGCAGCGCGAAGGCCAGGGCCTGGGCTCAGATCAAGCACACCTCGCTGCCCAAGCGACTGCCGTGCTGGGATACCTGCGGCGTCAGCATCAACTGGCACATCATGTCCAACTATCGCAGCGGATGGACGGCCAGGATCACCTTGTTCAACTGGAGAGATTACACCTTCAAGAACTGGTTCGCCGCGGTCCGCATCCCGAAAGCTTACAAAGGCTACGAGAACGTGTACTCCTTCAACGGGACGAAGCTGTCGGAGATCAACAACACTATCTTCCTCCAAGGCCTGCAGTACATGAATTATCTGCTGCCGCAGACCGAGGGGAAGAGCCCAGACGACTTCAAACTGCCCGGGAAGCAGCAGTCCGTCATCTCATTCAAGAAGAAGGCAACGCCGGGGATCAACATCATGCGAGGGGACGGGTTCCCGACGAGGGTGTTTTTCGACGGGGAGGAGTGCGCGCTCCCTGACACGATTCCGAGGGCAGGAGACGGGCATCGGCTTCCTGTTGGCGTGGTACCTGCGCTCATGGCTGCGGTCATGGTGTTTGCACTGCTGATGGATAACCTCTGCTGA
- the LOC135632746 gene encoding uncharacterized protein LOC135632746 isoform X2: protein MASLVPGVLIKLLQHMNTDVKIAGEHRSSLLQVVSIVPALAGSDLFTNRGFYLKIQLGQFIHVDCLEAGSPVPILKGARPLPGRHPCVGNPEDLVATSSLGFLNPEKPKSSNYSKHNSNKSSENDRSKLGNSKLPIKMQEIEKKRASLSRSSSLLSKQLVTGKLEKKVSISVRSRSMHLRSMPSSPTSVYSLPGSFEMFSSEIKKQAQAKRLEKPTLSRVGLLEKAASVLKVTSAGRKSSARSLQGNLVPSIGLVPKALRKSWEGNVEVKRRGSSITKIAKLEMRTESRSASAPRQRSSMNEKLLLKEDCKIQSPVNKGITSAAEDDSEKSAKHKTSVVKKLPKSCNSLNLANLVKVVPTNRKWTDGSISWASLPSSLVKLGKELLKYKDAAQLAAVEAIQEASASESLIRCLSMYAELSTCAKEERPQSAVEQFLALHASLCSATAVADSLSKTIPASPTVSSPDAPLVGDQIPEEALRVSAKNRRRAASWVGAALATDLSPFSLYNRRTSADSIVSPAVVVLDGTAKTSAAAAAPSKACPQSKPRPSPASSSAAKGRARGAAPPSPPPEWERGVGMEDGAELARQLREEAHSWFLGFVERFLDADAAAPGPSDREQVAAMLSQLKKVNDWLEAIGHRRREGEAEADAEVDEAEHGEGPGGGVPAETIDRLRKKIYEYLLTHVESAAVALGGGVQPSPLDGGRPVQSK, encoded by the exons ATGGCTTCGTTGGTCCCGGGTGTCCTTATCAAGCTCCTTCAGCACATGAACACTGATGTTAAGATTGCTGGAGAGCATCGGTCGTCCCTCCTCCAGGTTGTGAGTATTGTTCCTGCCCTAGCTGGAAGTGATCTCTTCACCAACAGAGGCTTTTATCTGAAG ATCCAACTAGGCCAATTCATTCATGTTGACTGCCTTGAGGCAGGCTCCCCTGTGCCCATTCTTAAGGGTGCGAGGCCACTTCCTGGTCGTCATCCATGTGTCGGGAACCCTGAGGATCTCGTAGCCACCAGTTCTCTTGGGTTCCTCAATCCTGAGAAACCAAAGTCATCCAATTACTCAAAGCATAACAGCAACAAATCTTCAGAAAATGACAGGAGCAAGTTGGGCAACTCAAAGTTACCTATTAAAATGCAggagatagaaaagaaaagggcTTCACTTAGTAGGTCAAGCTCTTTACTTTCAAAACAATTGGTCACTGGCAAACTGGAAAAGAAGGTTTCTATCAGTGTGAGATCAAGATCAATGCACTTGAGGTCAATGCCTTCATCTCCAACAAGCGTCTATTCTTTGCCTGGATCATTTGAGATGTTCTCCAGTGAAATCAAGAAGCAAGCACAAGCCAAAAGACTGGAGAAACCCACATTATCAAGGGTGGGTTTGTTGGAGAAGGCAGCGTCTGTCTTGAAAGTGACCAGTGCTGGAAGGAAGTCCTCTGCCAGGAGCTTACAGGGAAATCTGGTGCCAAGCATTGGGTTAGTGCCAAAGGCATTGAGGAAGAGCTGGGAGGGGAATGTGGAGGTAAAGAGAAGGGGTAGTTCTATCACCAAAATAGCCAAGCTCGAGATGAGAACTGAATCCAGGAGTGCTTCT GCTCCTCGACAGAGGTCATCAATGAATGAGAAACTGCTACTTAAGGAGGATTGCAAGATTCAAAGTCCTGTTAACAAAGGCATCACAAGTGCTGCTGAAGATGATTCTGAGAAATCAGCTAAACATAAGACTTCTGTtgtaaagaagttgccaaagtctTGTAACAGTCTAAATCTTGCTAATTTAGTCAAAGTTGTTCCTACTAACAGAAAATGGACAGACGGCAGCATATCATGGGCATCACTTCCATCATCTCTAGTAAAACTAGGAAAG gAGCTTTTGAAGTATAAGGATGCAGCACAACTTGCTGCTGTTGAGGCTATACAAGAAGCTTCTGCTTCAGAGAGCTTAATTCGGTGCCTAAG TATGTATGCAGAGCTAAGTACCTGCGCCAAGGAGGAGAGGCCGCAGTCAGCCGTGGAGCAGTTCCTCGCCCTCCACGCCTCCCTCTGCAGCGCCACCGCCGTCGCTGACTCGCTCTCCAAGACCATACCAGCATCCCCGACGGTAAGCTCACCAGATGCACCCCTGGTCGGTGACCAGATCCCCGAAGAAGCCCTGAGAGTCTCAGCTAAGAACCGCCGCCGCGCCGCATCCTGGGTTGGCGCGGCCCTCGCCACCGACCTCTCCCCCTTCTCCCTCTACAACCGCAGGACCTCCGCTGACTCCATAGTCTCTCCGGCAGTGGTGGTCCTTGACGGTACAGCAAAGACCTCCGCGGCCGCTGCGGCCCCCTCGAAGGCCTGCCCTCAGTCGAAACCCCGGCCGTCCCCGGCGTCTTCATCGGCTGCCAAGGGGAGGGCCCGGGGGGCGGCGCCACCGTCGCCGCCGCCGGAGTGGGAGCGCGGGGTAGGGATGGAGGATGGGGCGGAGCTGGCGCGGCAGCTGAGGGAGGAGGCGCACTCGTGGTTCCTGGGGTTCGTGGAGAGGTTCCTCGACGCCGACGCGGCCGCGCCGGGGCCCTCCGACCGTGAGCAGGTGGCGGCGATGCTGTCGCAGCTGAAGAAGGTGAATGACTGGCTGGAGGCGATCGGCCATCGAAGGAGGGAGGGGGAGGCGGAGGCAGACGCGGAGGTAGACGAAGCTGAGCACGGGGAGGGCCCCGGCGGAGGCGTGCCGGCGGAGACAATCGATCGGCTGAGGAAGAAGATATACGAGTACCTCCTCACCCACGTCGAGTCCGCCGCCGTCGCGCTCGGCGGCGGGGTGCAGCCGTCGCCACTGGACGGAGGTCGGCCGGTTCAGTCCAAATGA
- the LOC135632746 gene encoding uncharacterized protein LOC135632746 isoform X3, whose amino-acid sequence MASLVPGVLIKLLQHMNTDVKIAGEHRSSLLQVVSIVPALAGSDLFTNRGFYLKVSDSSHATYVSLPDEHNDLILSDQIQLGQFIHVDCLEAGSPVPILKGARPLPGRHPCVGNPEDLVATSSLGFLNPEKPKSSNYSKHNSNKSSENDRSKLGNSKLPIKMQEIEKKRASLSRSSSLLSKQLVTGKLEKKVSISVRSRSMHLRSMPSSPTSVYSLPGSFEMFSSEIKKQAQAKRLEKPTLSRVGLLEKAASVLKVTSAGRKSSARSLQGNLVPSIGLVPKALRKSWEGNVEVKRRGSSITKIAKLEMRTESRSASELLKYKDAAQLAAVEAIQEASASESLIRCLSMYAELSTCAKEERPQSAVEQFLALHASLCSATAVADSLSKTIPASPTVSSPDAPLVGDQIPEEALRVSAKNRRRAASWVGAALATDLSPFSLYNRRTSADSIVSPAVVVLDGTAKTSAAAAAPSKACPQSKPRPSPASSSAAKGRARGAAPPSPPPEWERGVGMEDGAELARQLREEAHSWFLGFVERFLDADAAAPGPSDREQVAAMLSQLKKVNDWLEAIGHRRREGEAEADAEVDEAEHGEGPGGGVPAETIDRLRKKIYEYLLTHVESAAVALGGGVQPSPLDGGRPVQSK is encoded by the exons ATGGCTTCGTTGGTCCCGGGTGTCCTTATCAAGCTCCTTCAGCACATGAACACTGATGTTAAGATTGCTGGAGAGCATCGGTCGTCCCTCCTCCAGGTTGTGAGTATTGTTCCTGCCCTAGCTGGAAGTGATCTCTTCACCAACAGAGGCTTTTATCTGAAGGTCTCTGATTCTTCCCATGCAACATATGTTTCCCTGCCTGATGAGCACAATGACCTTATCTTGAGTGATCAGATCCAACTAGGCCAATTCATTCATGTTGACTGCCTTGAGGCAGGCTCCCCTGTGCCCATTCTTAAGGGTGCGAGGCCACTTCCTGGTCGTCATCCATGTGTCGGGAACCCTGAGGATCTCGTAGCCACCAGTTCTCTTGGGTTCCTCAATCCTGAGAAACCAAAGTCATCCAATTACTCAAAGCATAACAGCAACAAATCTTCAGAAAATGACAGGAGCAAGTTGGGCAACTCAAAGTTACCTATTAAAATGCAggagatagaaaagaaaagggcTTCACTTAGTAGGTCAAGCTCTTTACTTTCAAAACAATTGGTCACTGGCAAACTGGAAAAGAAGGTTTCTATCAGTGTGAGATCAAGATCAATGCACTTGAGGTCAATGCCTTCATCTCCAACAAGCGTCTATTCTTTGCCTGGATCATTTGAGATGTTCTCCAGTGAAATCAAGAAGCAAGCACAAGCCAAAAGACTGGAGAAACCCACATTATCAAGGGTGGGTTTGTTGGAGAAGGCAGCGTCTGTCTTGAAAGTGACCAGTGCTGGAAGGAAGTCCTCTGCCAGGAGCTTACAGGGAAATCTGGTGCCAAGCATTGGGTTAGTGCCAAAGGCATTGAGGAAGAGCTGGGAGGGGAATGTGGAGGTAAAGAGAAGGGGTAGTTCTATCACCAAAATAGCCAAGCTCGAGATGAGAACTGAATCCAGGAGTGCTTCT gAGCTTTTGAAGTATAAGGATGCAGCACAACTTGCTGCTGTTGAGGCTATACAAGAAGCTTCTGCTTCAGAGAGCTTAATTCGGTGCCTAAG TATGTATGCAGAGCTAAGTACCTGCGCCAAGGAGGAGAGGCCGCAGTCAGCCGTGGAGCAGTTCCTCGCCCTCCACGCCTCCCTCTGCAGCGCCACCGCCGTCGCTGACTCGCTCTCCAAGACCATACCAGCATCCCCGACGGTAAGCTCACCAGATGCACCCCTGGTCGGTGACCAGATCCCCGAAGAAGCCCTGAGAGTCTCAGCTAAGAACCGCCGCCGCGCCGCATCCTGGGTTGGCGCGGCCCTCGCCACCGACCTCTCCCCCTTCTCCCTCTACAACCGCAGGACCTCCGCTGACTCCATAGTCTCTCCGGCAGTGGTGGTCCTTGACGGTACAGCAAAGACCTCCGCGGCCGCTGCGGCCCCCTCGAAGGCCTGCCCTCAGTCGAAACCCCGGCCGTCCCCGGCGTCTTCATCGGCTGCCAAGGGGAGGGCCCGGGGGGCGGCGCCACCGTCGCCGCCGCCGGAGTGGGAGCGCGGGGTAGGGATGGAGGATGGGGCGGAGCTGGCGCGGCAGCTGAGGGAGGAGGCGCACTCGTGGTTCCTGGGGTTCGTGGAGAGGTTCCTCGACGCCGACGCGGCCGCGCCGGGGCCCTCCGACCGTGAGCAGGTGGCGGCGATGCTGTCGCAGCTGAAGAAGGTGAATGACTGGCTGGAGGCGATCGGCCATCGAAGGAGGGAGGGGGAGGCGGAGGCAGACGCGGAGGTAGACGAAGCTGAGCACGGGGAGGGCCCCGGCGGAGGCGTGCCGGCGGAGACAATCGATCGGCTGAGGAAGAAGATATACGAGTACCTCCTCACCCACGTCGAGTCCGCCGCCGTCGCGCTCGGCGGCGGGGTGCAGCCGTCGCCACTGGACGGAGGTCGGCCGGTTCAGTCCAAATGA
- the LOC135632746 gene encoding uncharacterized protein LOC135632746 isoform X1 — protein sequence MASLVPGVLIKLLQHMNTDVKIAGEHRSSLLQVVSIVPALAGSDLFTNRGFYLKVSDSSHATYVSLPDEHNDLILSDQIQLGQFIHVDCLEAGSPVPILKGARPLPGRHPCVGNPEDLVATSSLGFLNPEKPKSSNYSKHNSNKSSENDRSKLGNSKLPIKMQEIEKKRASLSRSSSLLSKQLVTGKLEKKVSISVRSRSMHLRSMPSSPTSVYSLPGSFEMFSSEIKKQAQAKRLEKPTLSRVGLLEKAASVLKVTSAGRKSSARSLQGNLVPSIGLVPKALRKSWEGNVEVKRRGSSITKIAKLEMRTESRSASAPRQRSSMNEKLLLKEDCKIQSPVNKGITSAAEDDSEKSAKHKTSVVKKLPKSCNSLNLANLVKVVPTNRKWTDGSISWASLPSSLVKLGKELLKYKDAAQLAAVEAIQEASASESLIRCLSMYAELSTCAKEERPQSAVEQFLALHASLCSATAVADSLSKTIPASPTVSSPDAPLVGDQIPEEALRVSAKNRRRAASWVGAALATDLSPFSLYNRRTSADSIVSPAVVVLDGTAKTSAAAAAPSKACPQSKPRPSPASSSAAKGRARGAAPPSPPPEWERGVGMEDGAELARQLREEAHSWFLGFVERFLDADAAAPGPSDREQVAAMLSQLKKVNDWLEAIGHRRREGEAEADAEVDEAEHGEGPGGGVPAETIDRLRKKIYEYLLTHVESAAVALGGGVQPSPLDGGRPVQSK from the exons ATGGCTTCGTTGGTCCCGGGTGTCCTTATCAAGCTCCTTCAGCACATGAACACTGATGTTAAGATTGCTGGAGAGCATCGGTCGTCCCTCCTCCAGGTTGTGAGTATTGTTCCTGCCCTAGCTGGAAGTGATCTCTTCACCAACAGAGGCTTTTATCTGAAGGTCTCTGATTCTTCCCATGCAACATATGTTTCCCTGCCTGATGAGCACAATGACCTTATCTTGAGTGATCAGATCCAACTAGGCCAATTCATTCATGTTGACTGCCTTGAGGCAGGCTCCCCTGTGCCCATTCTTAAGGGTGCGAGGCCACTTCCTGGTCGTCATCCATGTGTCGGGAACCCTGAGGATCTCGTAGCCACCAGTTCTCTTGGGTTCCTCAATCCTGAGAAACCAAAGTCATCCAATTACTCAAAGCATAACAGCAACAAATCTTCAGAAAATGACAGGAGCAAGTTGGGCAACTCAAAGTTACCTATTAAAATGCAggagatagaaaagaaaagggcTTCACTTAGTAGGTCAAGCTCTTTACTTTCAAAACAATTGGTCACTGGCAAACTGGAAAAGAAGGTTTCTATCAGTGTGAGATCAAGATCAATGCACTTGAGGTCAATGCCTTCATCTCCAACAAGCGTCTATTCTTTGCCTGGATCATTTGAGATGTTCTCCAGTGAAATCAAGAAGCAAGCACAAGCCAAAAGACTGGAGAAACCCACATTATCAAGGGTGGGTTTGTTGGAGAAGGCAGCGTCTGTCTTGAAAGTGACCAGTGCTGGAAGGAAGTCCTCTGCCAGGAGCTTACAGGGAAATCTGGTGCCAAGCATTGGGTTAGTGCCAAAGGCATTGAGGAAGAGCTGGGAGGGGAATGTGGAGGTAAAGAGAAGGGGTAGTTCTATCACCAAAATAGCCAAGCTCGAGATGAGAACTGAATCCAGGAGTGCTTCT GCTCCTCGACAGAGGTCATCAATGAATGAGAAACTGCTACTTAAGGAGGATTGCAAGATTCAAAGTCCTGTTAACAAAGGCATCACAAGTGCTGCTGAAGATGATTCTGAGAAATCAGCTAAACATAAGACTTCTGTtgtaaagaagttgccaaagtctTGTAACAGTCTAAATCTTGCTAATTTAGTCAAAGTTGTTCCTACTAACAGAAAATGGACAGACGGCAGCATATCATGGGCATCACTTCCATCATCTCTAGTAAAACTAGGAAAG gAGCTTTTGAAGTATAAGGATGCAGCACAACTTGCTGCTGTTGAGGCTATACAAGAAGCTTCTGCTTCAGAGAGCTTAATTCGGTGCCTAAG TATGTATGCAGAGCTAAGTACCTGCGCCAAGGAGGAGAGGCCGCAGTCAGCCGTGGAGCAGTTCCTCGCCCTCCACGCCTCCCTCTGCAGCGCCACCGCCGTCGCTGACTCGCTCTCCAAGACCATACCAGCATCCCCGACGGTAAGCTCACCAGATGCACCCCTGGTCGGTGACCAGATCCCCGAAGAAGCCCTGAGAGTCTCAGCTAAGAACCGCCGCCGCGCCGCATCCTGGGTTGGCGCGGCCCTCGCCACCGACCTCTCCCCCTTCTCCCTCTACAACCGCAGGACCTCCGCTGACTCCATAGTCTCTCCGGCAGTGGTGGTCCTTGACGGTACAGCAAAGACCTCCGCGGCCGCTGCGGCCCCCTCGAAGGCCTGCCCTCAGTCGAAACCCCGGCCGTCCCCGGCGTCTTCATCGGCTGCCAAGGGGAGGGCCCGGGGGGCGGCGCCACCGTCGCCGCCGCCGGAGTGGGAGCGCGGGGTAGGGATGGAGGATGGGGCGGAGCTGGCGCGGCAGCTGAGGGAGGAGGCGCACTCGTGGTTCCTGGGGTTCGTGGAGAGGTTCCTCGACGCCGACGCGGCCGCGCCGGGGCCCTCCGACCGTGAGCAGGTGGCGGCGATGCTGTCGCAGCTGAAGAAGGTGAATGACTGGCTGGAGGCGATCGGCCATCGAAGGAGGGAGGGGGAGGCGGAGGCAGACGCGGAGGTAGACGAAGCTGAGCACGGGGAGGGCCCCGGCGGAGGCGTGCCGGCGGAGACAATCGATCGGCTGAGGAAGAAGATATACGAGTACCTCCTCACCCACGTCGAGTCCGCCGCCGTCGCGCTCGGCGGCGGGGTGCAGCCGTCGCCACTGGACGGAGGTCGGCCGGTTCAGTCCAAATGA